A single window of Fischerella sp. PCC 9605 DNA harbors:
- a CDS encoding DUF2834 domain-containing protein, protein MRYLWVFVVSTLTVGVSFALPLFLLMRQRQLEKQKVSTRLTTSTEYEDSVL, encoded by the coding sequence ATGCGATATCTCTGGGTTTTTGTTGTCAGCACTCTTACGGTTGGAGTTTCGTTTGCGCTTCCCTTGTTTTTACTTATGCGACAGCGCCAGTTAGAAAAGCAAAAAGTTAGCACTAGACTCACTACATCTACAGAATATGAGGATTCAGTCTTGTAG
- a CDS encoding DUF2834 domain-containing protein produces MLQGIYLLLCILGFALPYSPLVMFLLDHGFDIKLFFELMFANHICASFGLDVIVSGLVLLVFVFWEGTRLGCVFKVSVLSCCRRSLPVGYEATA; encoded by the coding sequence ATGCTTCAAGGAATCTACTTGCTACTTTGCATTCTTGGCTTTGCCCTACCCTACTCTCCGTTAGTTATGTTTCTTTTAGACCACGGTTTTGACATCAAGCTGTTTTTTGAATTGATGTTTGCCAACCACATTTGTGCCTCTTTTGGTCTGGATGTAATTGTCTCAGGGCTAGTTCTTTTGGTGTTTGTGTTTTGGGAAGGGACGCGCCTAGGGTGTGTTTTCAAAGTATCAGTTTTGTCATGCTGTAGGCGTAGCCTTCCCGTAGGGTACGAAGCGACAGCGTAG